One genomic region from Desulfurella amilsii encodes:
- a CDS encoding flagellar basal body-associated FliL family protein, producing MAKEVATEGQKKKKKPILLIAVILVVLIVGGAFAFFFLKKGSSNSAKNTQAQNANPEAIINDKNVHIKNLPSMIVNLADPSGDRYLKISLALVMNGKEKPKGAESSGGTLEDAAIKNAIITVISTKTSDVLLTLYGKEELKKQLIKAINNVLGEDAVRNIYFTDFIIQ from the coding sequence ATGGCAAAAGAAGTAGCTACAGAGGGTCAAAAAAAGAAAAAAAAGCCTATATTACTTATTGCTGTAATATTAGTGGTATTAATTGTAGGTGGTGCTTTCGCCTTTTTCTTTTTAAAGAAAGGCTCATCTAACAGTGCAAAGAATACTCAGGCTCAGAATGCTAATCCTGAGGCTATCATTAATGACAAAAATGTGCATATAAAAAATTTACCTTCCATGATTGTCAATTTAGCAGATCCATCAGGTGATAGGTATTTAAAAATTTCTCTTGCTTTGGTAATGAATGGAAAAGAAAAACCAAAAGGCGCTGAATCATCAGGCGGCACTCTAGAGGATGCAGCAATTAAAAATGCTATAATTACAGTAATTTCTACAAAAACATCGGATGTGCTGCTAACACTATATGGCAAAGAAGAACTTAAAAAACAGCTTATAAAAGCTATAAACAATGTTTTAGGCGAAGATGCAGTAAGGAATATTTATTTTACTGACTTTATCATACAATGA
- a CDS encoding FliM/FliN family flagellar motor switch protein, producing the protein MKEEELARFYNVPVETYYELGRAKVKLRDILHWSEGSVIKLDRLSGEYIDVFIENQVFAKGEVIIVDEKFSIRLFQILTPEEIMEYSIE; encoded by the coding sequence ATGAAAGAAGAAGAATTAGCCCGCTTTTACAATGTGCCAGTTGAAACATACTATGAATTAGGTAGAGCTAAAGTAAAGCTAAGGGATATTTTACACTGGAGTGAAGGTAGTGTTATAAAATTAGACCGCCTATCTGGAGAATATATCGATGTATTTATTGAAAATCAGGTTTTTGCAAAAGGTGAAGTAATTATAGTAGACGAAAAATTTAGTATAAGGCTATTCCAAATTTTGACTCCAGAAGAAATAATGGAGTACAGCATAGAATGA
- the fliO gene encoding flagellar biosynthetic protein FliO — MKLLIAFLLVFFVFSPVAVYASSIDYLGYTLKALGSVIIVVALLFASVWALKKLQINTKKGGRIKILDRTYIDNKHSLIIIEVEEKQFLLSVGNEINLIAQLSENEKNN; from the coding sequence ATGAAGCTTTTGATAGCTTTTTTGCTTGTATTTTTTGTATTTAGCCCTGTTGCCGTTTATGCATCTTCAATAGATTATTTAGGCTATACGCTAAAAGCGCTTGGCAGTGTCATAATAGTTGTGGCATTGCTATTTGCTAGCGTTTGGGCACTAAAAAAGCTTCAAATTAACACTAAAAAAGGTGGTCGCATTAAAATACTAGATAGAACCTACATTGATAACAAGCACAGTCTTATAATTATTGAGGTTGAAGAAAAGCAATTTTTACTTAGTGTAGGCAATGAAATAAACTTAATAGCACAATTGAGCGAAAATGAAAAAAATAATTAA
- the fliP gene encoding flagellar type III secretion system pore protein FliP (The bacterial flagellar biogenesis protein FliP forms a type III secretion system (T3SS)-type pore required for flagellar assembly.), which translates to MKKIINLTILFVLIGLCLNAFGAQVPQGPSLSISLNGATTPQNISNAVKLLILLTALAVAPSFLIMLTSFTRIIIVLSILRQAMGLQQEPPNQILLGIALFLTIFIMSPTISAVYNNAYKPFNEGKLSLKQAYDAAQTPIKSFMLKQTRQKDIALFLRIAKQPNPQNEQQLGLNILVPAFIISELKTAFEIGFLLYIPFVIIDIVVSSVLMSMGMMMLPPVMISLPFKLLLFVLADGWNLVVLSLVRSFH; encoded by the coding sequence ATGAAAAAAATAATTAACCTAACCATTCTTTTCGTTTTAATAGGTTTGTGTTTAAATGCTTTTGGAGCTCAAGTGCCTCAGGGACCTTCTCTAAGTATAAGCCTAAATGGCGCCACAACGCCCCAAAATATTTCAAATGCTGTAAAATTGCTCATTCTGCTCACAGCTTTGGCCGTTGCCCCTTCTTTTTTAATTATGCTAACATCGTTTACACGCATAATAATAGTGCTTTCAATCCTAAGACAGGCAATGGGCCTACAGCAAGAGCCACCGAATCAAATATTGCTAGGTATAGCGCTTTTTTTAACTATTTTTATAATGTCGCCAACGATTAGTGCAGTTTATAACAACGCCTATAAACCATTCAATGAAGGAAAGTTAAGTTTAAAGCAAGCCTACGATGCAGCTCAAACACCCATTAAGTCATTTATGTTAAAACAAACACGCCAAAAAGATATAGCGCTTTTTTTGCGTATTGCTAAACAACCAAACCCTCAAAACGAGCAGCAGTTGGGATTAAATATACTTGTGCCCGCATTTATCATAAGCGAGCTAAAGACGGCTTTTGAAATAGGTTTTTTGCTTTACATACCTTTTGTTATTATAGACATTGTAGTATCGAGTGTGCTTATGAGCATGGGTATGATGATGCTGCCGCCAGTTATGATATCACTACCATTTAAGTTGCTTTTATTCGTATTGGCAGATGGGTGGAATCTGGTTGTCTTATCTTTAGTTAGAAGTTTTCATTAG
- the fliQ gene encoding flagellar biosynthesis protein FliQ, with protein sequence MDVATVVGIGRSAMQIALMLSLPILIVSLVAGLLVSIFQAITQIQEMTLTFIPKIIAVALTLLFLAPWMAKLLTNYTIELYQNIPNYIR encoded by the coding sequence ATGGATGTAGCAACTGTAGTTGGGATTGGCAGGAGTGCTATGCAAATAGCCTTGATGCTATCTTTGCCAATATTAATTGTAAGTCTTGTTGCAGGTCTTCTTGTTAGTATTTTTCAAGCTATCACACAGATTCAAGAAATGACCCTAACATTTATACCAAAGATTATTGCCGTTGCTTTGACTTTATTGTTTTTGGCTCCATGGATGGCAAAGTTACTCACAAATTATACTATTGAACTATACCAAAACATACCTAATTACATAAGATGA
- the fliR gene encoding flagellar biosynthetic protein FliR, whose protein sequence is MNQSLALLNVPFSDLEIFFLIFIRVASILLLAPIFSYKSIPAMVKILLSVVMAFVLYPIVRDYVNVNITNTVELIVLIVREILLGASLAFCIQFVWAGIEIAASLISFMMGFSIANVLSPQTNTQISIITEFESLFAILVFLAIDGQYFVIRSLVESFQLIPIGSFVINKSLIEFIVYLILTMFSVSVQILAPVVVALIITNIVFGIISRTMPQMNVLIASFPITITIGLFLLGVTFNFAANVMIKYYYQLPSYYNQVFRFK, encoded by the coding sequence ATGAATCAGAGCCTTGCACTGCTAAACGTGCCTTTTTCTGACTTAGAAATTTTCTTTTTGATTTTTATCAGGGTAGCCTCTATTTTGCTTTTAGCCCCTATTTTTAGCTATAAATCAATTCCTGCGATGGTTAAAATACTACTTAGTGTTGTTATGGCTTTTGTGCTGTATCCTATTGTTAGAGATTATGTAAATGTAAACATTACAAATACAGTTGAACTTATTGTGTTAATTGTAAGAGAAATACTGCTTGGTGCAAGTTTGGCTTTTTGCATACAGTTTGTATGGGCAGGCATAGAGATAGCTGCTAGTTTGATTTCTTTTATGATGGGTTTTAGCATTGCAAATGTGCTAAGCCCGCAGACAAACACACAAATCTCTATTATTACAGAATTTGAAAGTTTATTTGCAATTTTGGTTTTTTTGGCTATTGATGGCCAATATTTTGTAATACGTTCTTTGGTTGAAAGTTTTCAACTTATACCAATTGGTTCATTTGTAATAAACAAGAGCCTAATTGAGTTTATTGTGTACTTGATACTAACGATGTTTTCTGTTTCTGTGCAAATATTAGCACCTGTTGTTGTTGCTTTAATTATAACAAATATCGTCTTTGGCATAATATCGCGCACTATGCCTCAAATGAATGTGCTTATTGCATCTTTTCCTATTACAATAACAATTGGCTTATTTTTGCTCGGTGTAACATTTAATTTTGCGGCAAATGTTATGATAAAATACTACTATCAATTGCCCTCGTACTATAATCAAGTGTTTAGGTTTAAGTAA
- the flhB gene encoding flagellar biosynthesis protein FlhB, producing the protein MAGEKTEKATPKRREESRKKGQVAKSIELNSAVLLFVALIFFYFNANNFKDTASYSFNYFLNLPYHISLNNVGSLYADIMKIFFMFVGVFFVLIVIVALLVNVAQTGIMLSFEKLNFDLEKLNPINGIKNLFSLRALGELAKSILKIIIIFSIMYLFIKVKYKSWLDLTDQPINVFTVVLAKNMFAITFYLVLFMVFLAILDYIYQKYIFEHSIMMSKEEVKEEFKQMEGDPKIKAKIRKMQMELARRRMMENVKTADVVITNPTHIAVALKYDQSKMNAPKVVAKGLDEVALRIKEIAIKNNVVIVENPPVAQSLYKQAQIDKEIPIELYETVAKILSYVYNLKNKKTNKLL; encoded by the coding sequence ATGGCAGGCGAAAAAACCGAAAAAGCCACACCCAAGCGCCGCGAAGAATCCCGCAAAAAGGGTCAAGTTGCAAAATCAATTGAGCTCAACAGCGCTGTATTGCTGTTTGTAGCTTTAATTTTCTTTTATTTTAATGCTAATAATTTCAAAGATACGGCAAGTTATTCGTTTAATTATTTTTTAAACCTACCGTACCATATAAGTTTGAATAACGTGGGTAGTTTGTATGCAGACATTATGAAAATATTTTTTATGTTCGTTGGTGTGTTTTTTGTTTTGATTGTTATTGTTGCTCTACTAGTAAATGTTGCTCAAACAGGTATAATGCTGAGTTTTGAGAAATTGAATTTTGATTTAGAAAAACTAAATCCTATAAACGGCATTAAAAATCTTTTTTCGCTTAGAGCCTTGGGTGAGCTAGCGAAATCCATACTAAAAATTATCATTATCTTTTCCATAATGTATCTTTTTATCAAAGTAAAATACAAAAGCTGGTTGGATTTAACAGATCAGCCAATTAATGTTTTTACGGTTGTGCTTGCAAAAAACATGTTTGCCATTACATTTTACCTGGTATTGTTTATGGTTTTTTTAGCTATTTTAGATTATATATACCAAAAGTATATTTTTGAGCACTCAATCATGATGAGCAAAGAAGAAGTAAAAGAAGAGTTTAAACAAATGGAAGGTGATCCAAAAATAAAGGCAAAGATAAGAAAAATGCAGATGGAACTAGCGCGCAGGCGTATGATGGAAAATGTTAAGACTGCTGATGTAGTTATTACAAACCCTACGCATATAGCGGTAGCTCTAAAATATGATCAGTCAAAAATGAATGCACCTAAAGTAGTTGCCAAAGGCTTAGATGAAGTTGCGCTAAGAATAAAAGAAATTGCAATAAAAAATAATGTGGTTATTGTAGAAAACCCGCCTGTTGCACAAAGTTTATACAAACAAGCTCAGATTGATAAAGAAATACCTATTGAACTATACGAAACAGTAGCCAAAATTCTTTCCTATGTTTATAATTTAAAAAATAAAAAAACTAATAAACTTTTATAA
- the fliD gene encoding flagellar filament capping protein FliD → MTSQVGSNFILGLGNTSSLNLQSMLQQLVTAQSQPIVNLQAQQTQQQAYLQTFSNFSSQLTNLQTSANSIITDLTQQTATSSKTSVATVNTTQNTATGTHTLNVTQLAQGQVWASTNGFSSQNSQAATSNGVFSFSIGNQTYSVNVNSSTTIQGLANAINATNSGLSASIVYNGSTYNLVLNTPTGTANNLTINTNNTLAVFGSSPSQASQNAQATLDGINITSQSNDLKNYIQGLDIQLQGAGATTITLNYSTSQLTQDMQTFVDNYNKLLKYVNQNNSYDSTKNIAGAFFGSTAVQSVMSGLRNSFFGLFNKSANQSINSAMSIGLSFDSNGNLQFNSLAFKQAVSGDFNAVKSVLTNSSNNGIMDSVNNMVNQATSTNGGIITTAQNEIQNQISSIQSQINTLQQNLQTYQNNLVVQFSQLNTVMNQMQSQSQYLTTMFNSLNGKSSSGG, encoded by the coding sequence ATGACTTCGCAAGTAGGTTCTAATTTCATATTAGGTTTGGGCAATACAAGTAGCCTTAACCTGCAAAGTATGCTTCAGCAGTTAGTCACAGCTCAAAGCCAACCAATTGTAAACCTCCAGGCACAACAAACGCAACAGCAAGCATACTTGCAAACATTTTCCAATTTTTCAAGTCAGCTTACAAATTTGCAAACAAGTGCAAATAGTATCATAACAGACCTTACGCAGCAGACTGCAACGTCCAGCAAGACATCCGTTGCCACGGTTAATACGACACAAAATACAGCTACAGGCACTCACACGCTTAATGTAACCCAATTAGCTCAAGGTCAAGTATGGGCATCTACAAACGGCTTTTCTAGCCAAAACAGCCAAGCTGCAACATCAAACGGTGTTTTTAGTTTTTCCATAGGCAACCAAACATATTCAGTAAATGTAAATTCTTCAACTACGATCCAAGGTCTGGCAAATGCCATAAATGCCACTAATTCTGGACTTAGCGCAAGCATTGTGTACAACGGATCTACATACAACCTTGTATTAAACACGCCTACTGGTACTGCAAACAACTTAACGATAAACACAAACAACACACTTGCTGTGTTTGGCTCATCGCCTAGCCAGGCTTCACAGAATGCCCAAGCAACGCTTGATGGTATAAACATTACATCACAATCAAATGATTTAAAGAATTACATACAGGGCCTTGATATACAATTACAAGGCGCAGGTGCAACAACAATTACTCTGAATTACAGTACTTCGCAACTAACGCAAGATATGCAAACCTTTGTTGATAATTACAACAAGCTATTGAAATATGTTAATCAAAATAATTCTTATGACAGTACAAAAAATATTGCCGGTGCGTTTTTTGGCTCAACGGCTGTTCAGTCTGTTATGTCAGGTTTGAGAAACTCGTTTTTTGGTTTGTTTAATAAAAGCGCAAACCAATCAATCAATTCAGCCATGAGCATAGGTTTGTCTTTTGATAGCAACGGTAATTTACAATTTAATAGCCTTGCTTTTAAGCAGGCAGTGTCTGGCGACTTTAATGCTGTTAAAAGTGTTTTAACAAATTCCTCAAATAACGGCATAATGGATTCCGTTAATAATATGGTTAACCAGGCTACATCAACAAATGGTGGTATTATTACAACCGCTCAAAATGAAATCCAAAACCAAATTAGTTCTATTCAGTCCCAAATAAATACCTTGCAGCAAAACCTTCAAACTTACCAGAATAATCTAGTTGTGCAATTTTCTCAGCTTAATACTGTGATGAATCAAATGCAATCTCAAAGCCAGTACCTTACAACCATGTTTAATAGTTTAAATGGCAAGAGCTCAAGTGGTGGCTAG
- a CDS encoding flagellar protein FlaG has translation MDITGLVKTNLAVVQNTIQSQTYSPPQKNANGTSSVAATKLTKASQSLQNSTNAASMNKNDVKSLVEKLNSSISTLNNSVKFSYSEDAKALVVKVVDSKTGQVIRQIPPEELIKLEASLAQSIGIVFNKEVK, from the coding sequence ATGGATATAACAGGTTTAGTTAAAACAAACTTAGCTGTTGTGCAAAACACTATTCAGAGCCAGACATACTCGCCTCCACAAAAAAATGCAAACGGTACTTCTTCTGTTGCCGCAACAAAATTAACGAAAGCTAGCCAAAGTTTGCAAAATAGCACAAATGCGGCAAGCATGAATAAAAATGATGTAAAAAGCTTGGTCGAAAAACTTAACAGTTCCATTAGTACTCTCAATAATAGTGTTAAATTTAGCTATTCTGAGGACGCGAAAGCTTTGGTAGTAAAAGTAGTAGATAGCAAAACGGGTCAGGTAATTCGTCAGATACCACCAGAAGAACTCATTAAATTAGAAGCAAGTTTAGCTCAATCAATAGGAATAGTTTTTAATAAGGAGGTCAAATGA
- the fliS gene encoding flagellar export chaperone FliS: MIASSAYKAYKNTLTNTIDDRLNIIAIMYDGALSFAVKTKEAIESKNILEKVYAIERLDAILLALRNVLDVKNYPEAGKFLESVYDFLLLQTLKANLNNNIEEMDVVIRYLKQMSEIWNKEVLKK, encoded by the coding sequence ATGATAGCAAGCAGCGCGTATAAGGCTTATAAAAATACACTTACAAACACAATTGATGACAGACTAAATATTATTGCCATAATGTACGATGGTGCATTAAGTTTTGCTGTTAAAACCAAAGAGGCGATAGAGAGTAAAAACATACTTGAAAAAGTATACGCCATTGAGCGACTCGATGCTATTTTGCTAGCACTAAGAAATGTGTTGGATGTAAAAAACTACCCAGAAGCAGGTAAATTCTTAGAATCTGTTTATGATTTTTTGCTTTTACAAACGCTAAAAGCTAATTTAAATAACAATATAGAAGAAATGGACGTAGTTATAAGATATTTGAAACAAATGAGCGAAATCTGGAATAAAGAAGTCCTTAAGAAATAA
- a CDS encoding DMT family transporter, giving the protein MGWVYLALAILFEIGGTTSMRLSNGFAKLLPSVSLFVCYAVSFIFATMATKYLKLAVMYAVWSGVGIIAITLVDLMLFHERINSIEALGLILILAGSIILRIA; this is encoded by the coding sequence ATGGGCTGGGTTTATTTGGCATTGGCTATTTTGTTTGAAATTGGCGGTACGACCTCTATGCGCTTGTCAAATGGGTTTGCCAAATTGTTGCCTTCTGTGTCTCTGTTTGTTTGTTATGCTGTAAGCTTTATATTTGCTACAATGGCAACAAAATATTTAAAACTAGCCGTAATGTATGCTGTGTGGTCTGGCGTGGGGATTATCGCTATTACGTTAGTTGATTTGATGCTTTTTCACGAAAGGATTAATTCAATTGAAGCTTTAGGCCTAATTCTCATTTTGGCAGGCAGTATAATTTTGAGGATTGCCTAA